TGTCTGAGAAGCTGTCCTTGTTCGTGCTGTAGTGCTGTAATGCGATAGCGGTCTTGGCATTGAGCCGCCGCACGTCTGGGACAGCACTACAGCAGAGAAGTTATCTCACCATCTTGTTTTCTTCTTCACGGGCTTCGCCATCATCCGTTGCATGGCTTCTTCCGCCTGTGCCTTGGCGTCCGCATCATGATTGAGGCTGCGCACCTCTGATGCTTCGCCCCGGTTTCCCAGCCCCATCTGACGCGCCTTCCACTGCCTCGCCTGGTCCCGTGCGGCTGCCGCATTGGCAAGCTTCTGAAGGCGGTCGAGCTGCGGTGTGCTGGCGGTCCCCTCGCCCTCGTCCTGTTGGTTGTTCTCTTCCGACTGCTCCGACATATGCTCCCTTCCCGTTCCGTGTCATTGGCCTGTCACCGGCCACCGCTAGATCGATGCCGTGGCCGCTTGGCCTGAGGGACAAGGGCGAGCACGGATGTACTGCTCTCCTTGTCGCCTCACCCAGCACTGTAGTGCTGTCGCGTTAAAGCACTGAAGCACGACACCGCTGTGATGGGAATAGGCGGCAGGTTTCCCCGCCGCCCAGAGACTACAAGGCGCTGAAGTGATGCGCAGCGAGTAGCAAGTACAGGGAACCGATTCCCCCGTAGATCAATGCCTCGAACATTTCGGCTGCCCCTTTCTAGGCGTCCGGAACCTGGAGGGCGCCTGTTCGTTGGCTCGCCGATGGACTAGCATGAACAGCCCGCTCCCATGGTTCGGGTTAATGGACAGCCGGAAAGCTTCGAGTTTCCAGACACAAGCTTTCCGGCTGGTTCCGCTTTGCGCAGCGGATACACTTCAAGAATGTTCCCTTAGCCTGCGCAGTTCCCACAGATCGATGATACATCCACAGGAACGTTCTGGGTCCTCTGCCGCAGTCTGCATGGTGCGGTTCGACAGGCGACAGAATTGCGCCCTCCCCTGCCTTATAGGCTCTCAACGAACGAAGGTTATCGGACACCAGCCGCGGACGGGATCTCCTGCCCTGAGGAACACCAACGTCCACAATCACCGCCTGGTGACCTTGCCCCGGGGCGATCCAGGCCTTAGAGCACCCGCTACAGCATTGTAGTGCTACAGCATCGGAGCGCTGTACGTTTACGCCGCTTTAATCTGATGGCGCTACGATGTCGTAAGACCATGGAGCTGTAGCATCATGAAAACCCTGACTCTCGTCACCCAGAAGGGAGGCGTCGGCAAGACCACCATCGCGGCATCCATTGCCGTTGCGGCTGCCCAGGCCGGCGAGAAGGTGGCTGCCCTAGACCTGGATCCTCAAGGCTCCCTCGCCGATTGGGGCGATACCCGTGAAGAGGATTCCATTGCCGTCGACCGCATCACTCCGGACCAGGTGAGCCAGCTTCCGCAGATCCTCCAGGGCCTCAAGGGCCAGGGCTTCACCTTCGTGGTTCTCGATACGGCCGGCAGCGCGAACACGACCAATAATTTGGCCATGAAGGAAGCGGACCTTTGCCTGGTCCTCGCTCGGCCGTCGAAGCTGGATCTGAAGGCAACGCTCCCGACGGTCGAGGCCTTGATGCGCCTCGAGATGAAGGAGCGGTTCGCGTTCCTGCTGAACCAATGCCCCCCCAACAAGAGCAGCCGTGCCACGGAAGCAGCCAGCGGGCTCGCTATGTTCGGGGTTCTCGCAGAACCCGCCATGACTCAACTCGTCGACCATCAGGACGCCATTGCGGCCGGGAAGGGCGTGACCGAATACGCCCCGGAGGGACGAGCCTCCGAGGAAGTCCGCAATCTTTGGACCTGGATCGCCCGCAAGACGAAGGCAAAGTGAAATGACCAAGCGCCCCTCCCTCGTGGCAGGCCTCATCAACCAGACGCCCGCTCCTGAACCCGTCAGCCCTGCCCCGGAGCCGATCCCCGCCGTGAAGCCGGCAGCTCGCAAGGCCACGCCGGACATCGTCCACACGAGCGTGTATCTGCCGAAGCAGGCTCACCGGAAACTGAAGGAAATCGCCTTCCATACGGACCAGAAGGTTCATGACCTCATCATGGAAGGAATTGACGAAGTTCTGAGGAGGCACGGCCACCCGACGTCCGCCGAGATGAAGGCTGCCGCCCAGGGAAGCGTGAAGTAATGCAATCTGTTGTTACTGCGGCACTTACAGGTGCACTTGTTGCTGGGACCTTCGTTATTGGCCACCTTGTCCTGAAATATGGGCTCCGGAAGCCGAGTCCTTCAGGAACAGCCTCGTTCTTCGCTGGAGCCATCACCTGGGCCGCGGTCTTCACTGCCTATGTTTTGGTGATCAGCCCGGCATGGAATGTGTTCAGCGAATGGTTCAATGCTGACGCCCGTGCAGCCGCACTTGAGGCCAAGAAGGCTGAGTTCTCCAGCATATGCCAAGACATGATATCGAAAGGCCTGACGCCGGGTCGCGTATGCAAGGAAATAGGTATTGAGTAGAACTGCATCTGCGCTGTAGCATTATGGCGCTACAGCAGCATCCCGCTGTAGCGCCATCCTCAATCAACTCTCGACGATTTCGTTGATAATCTTGGAGGCTTCCTCTTCTGAGAAGTCAGCCTCCGCAATCAGGTTGGCCTCGAGTTCGGCTTTGTCCTCGCCGTTAATCTCGATCCTGTCACCCTTCGCGATGCTAGGAGTCGCCAAAGTCGCGCTTCCCTCCTGCGTCAGGGTGCCA
This DNA window, taken from Microvirga terrae, encodes the following:
- a CDS encoding AAA family ATPase, with the translated sequence MKTLTLVTQKGGVGKTTIAASIAVAAAQAGEKVAALDLDPQGSLADWGDTREEDSIAVDRITPDQVSQLPQILQGLKGQGFTFVVLDTAGSANTTNNLAMKEADLCLVLARPSKLDLKATLPTVEALMRLEMKERFAFLLNQCPPNKSSRATEAASGLAMFGVLAEPAMTQLVDHQDAIAAGKGVTEYAPEGRASEEVRNLWTWIARKTKAK